The Fusarium graminearum PH-1 chromosome 2, whole genome shotgun sequence genome includes a region encoding these proteins:
- a CDS encoding phosphopantothenoylcysteine decarboxylase, with amino-acid sequence MLHTIEHGRDAHHQHKMRNSTEILELARSDGKRHILLAASGSVATIKLVQIINGLKQQENISIRLILTQSASEFLAGQSLEQPTVDQVSRLPHVDAIYTDAHEWAQPWKRNAPILHIELRRWADVLIIAPLSANTMAKIVNGLCDNLLTSVVRAVGFYG; translated from the coding sequence ATGCTTCACACCATCGAACACGGGCGCGAcgcccatcaccaacacaaaATGCGCAATTCAACAGAAATTCTTGAACTAGCTAGAAGCGACGGCAAGCGCCACATCCTACTAGCAGCCTCAGGCTCCGTCGCGACAATAAAACTCGTACAGATAATAAACGGTCTCAAACAGCAAGAGAACATCTCCATCCGTCTCATCCTGACTCAATCAGCGTCAGAGTTTCTCGCCGGCCAAAGTCTTGAGCAACCCACCGTGGACCAGGTATCTCGTCTACCGCACGTAGACGCCATCTACACAGATGCCCACGAGTGGGCGCAGCCGTGGAAGCGCAATGCGCCCATCCTGCATATTGAACTGCGGCGCTGGGCGGATGTGTTGATCATTGCGCCTTTGAGCGCGAATACAATGGCAAAGATTGTGAATGGACTGTGCGATAATCTCTTGACGTCTGTTGTCAGGGCCGTGGGATTCTACGGGTAG
- a CDS encoding monothiol glutaredoxin-5, with translation MFARTVASSLRQAARPMAVRSTASAFRTPIAPLSPFQIRLLSDQTRSAIDKAVSSAPVVLFMKGTPETPQCGFSRAAIQILGLQGVNPDKFAAFNVLEDPELREGIKEYSDWPTIPQLYVEKDFIGGTDILVSMHQNGDLAKLFDEKKVILEGEPEQKE, from the exons ATGTTTGCGCGAACAGTAGCATCG TCCCTCCGACAAGCCGCCCGGCCCATGGCCGTCCGCTCAACGGCCTCTGCCTTCCGCACCCCCATCGCTCCTCTATCCCCCTTCCAAATCCGCCTCCTCTCCGACCAAACCCGCTCCGCCATCGACAAAGCCGTGTCCTCCGCCCCCGTCGTACTCTTCATGAAGGGAACCCCCGAGACACCCCAGTGCGGCTTTTCGCGCGCCGCCATCCAGATCCTCGGTCTGCAAGGCGTCAACCCCGACAAGTTCGCCGCTTTCAACGTCCTCGAGGACCCTGAGCTGCGCGAGGGCATCAAGGAGTACTCCGACTGGCCCACGATTCCTCAGCTCTACGTCGAGAAGGACTTTATCGGTGGTACGGATATTCTGGTGTCTATGCACCAGAATGGTGACTTGGCTAAGCTcttcgacgagaagaaggttaTTCTTGAGGGAGAGCCTGAGCAGAAGGAATAG
- a CDS encoding carbonic anhydrase 2, producing MAEKDITKYLQQSHDRLFVNNREWAENKAKVNPDFFKNLVAGQAPEYLWIGCADSRIPAEQICGLEPGEAFIHRNIANLVCNTDLNAMGVINYAVKHLGVKHIIVCGHYGCGGVKAAMTPQDLGLLNPWLRNIRDVYRLHEKELDAIADESERYDRLVELNVIEQCRNVIKSADVQQSWHENKYPIVHGWVFGFKDGLLKDLKIDFEAVLGDIQKIYNLVDKK from the coding sequence ATGGCCGAAAAGGACATCACAAAGTACCTCCAGCAGAGCCACGACCGGCTGTTCGTCAACAACCGCGAGTGGGCTGagaacaaggccaaggtcaaccccgacttcttcaagaacctcgtTGCCGGCCAGGCTCCCGAGTACCTCTGGATCGGATGCGCCGACTCGCGCATCCCCGCCGAGCAGATCTGCGGCCTCGAGCCCGGCGAGGCATTTATCCACCgcaacatcgccaacctcGTCTGCAACACTgacctcaacgccatggGCGTCATCAACTACGCCGTCAAGCACCTCGGCGTCAAGCACATCATCGTCTGCGGCCACTACGGCTGCGGCGGTGTCAAGGCCGCCATGACACCCCAGGACCTGGGTCTGCTGAACCCCTGGCTGCGAAACATCCGCGACGTGTACCGCCTTCacgagaaggagctcgaTGCCATTGCCGACGAGAGCGAGCGATATGACCGGCTCGTCGAGCTCAACGTCATTGAGCAATGCCGCAACGTCATCAAGTCTGCCGACGTTCAACAGTCATGGCACGAGAACAAGTACCCCATCGTTCACGGATGGGTGTTTGGGTTCAAGGACGGTCTGCTCAAGGATCTTAAGATTGACTTTGAGGCGGTGCTGGGCGATATCCAAAAGATTTACAaccttgttgacaagaaatAA